In a single window of the Subtercola sp. PAMC28395 genome:
- the sdhA gene encoding succinate dehydrogenase flavoprotein subunit, translating into MTEYADGAVVDGVTYHQHDVVIVGAGGAGMRAAIEAGPKANTAVISKLYPTRSHTGAAQGGMAAALANVEEDNWEWHTFDTVKGGDYLVDQDAAEILAREAIDAIIDLENMGLPFNRTPEGKIDQRRFGGHTRDHGKAPVRRACYAADRTGHMILQTLYQNCVKHGINFFNEYYVLDLIMVEVDGVRRPAGVVAFELATGDLHVFQGKSVVFATGGFGKIFKTTSNAHTLTGDGVGIIWRKGLPLEDMEFYQFHPTGLAGLGILLSEAARGEGAILRNSEGERFMERYAPTIKDLAPRDIVARCMATEIREGRGGGPNKDWVYLDITHLEPAVIDAKLPDITEFARTYLGVEPYTEPVPVLPTAHYAMGGIPTNVKAEVLSDNDTIVPGLYAAGECACVSVHGSNRLGTNSLLDINVFGKRAGNNAVEYALTADFVELPHDPAKPIRELVEMLRTTQGTERMSDMRRELQASMDRNAQVFRTEESLLEVTKVIEGLRERYKNVMVQDKGKRFNTDLLEAIELGFLLDLAEVTVYSAMYRKESRGGHFREDYPNRDDENYMVHTMAYLTGDAHSADAGDHIRLDTKPVVVTRYQPMERKY; encoded by the coding sequence GTGACTGAATATGCAGACGGCGCCGTCGTAGACGGCGTGACCTACCACCAGCACGACGTCGTCATCGTCGGTGCCGGTGGTGCCGGGATGCGCGCGGCGATCGAGGCGGGGCCCAAAGCCAACACCGCGGTGATCTCCAAGCTCTACCCCACCCGCTCGCACACTGGTGCGGCACAGGGGGGCATGGCCGCGGCTCTCGCCAATGTCGAAGAAGACAACTGGGAGTGGCACACCTTCGACACGGTCAAGGGTGGCGACTACCTCGTCGACCAGGATGCCGCTGAGATCCTGGCCCGCGAGGCCATCGACGCGATCATCGACCTCGAGAACATGGGCCTGCCGTTCAACCGCACGCCAGAAGGCAAGATCGACCAGCGCCGCTTCGGCGGGCACACTCGAGACCACGGCAAAGCGCCTGTTCGCCGGGCCTGTTACGCCGCTGACCGCACCGGCCACATGATCCTGCAGACCCTGTACCAGAACTGCGTCAAGCACGGCATCAACTTCTTCAACGAGTACTACGTTCTCGACCTGATCATGGTCGAGGTCGACGGGGTCAGGCGCCCCGCTGGCGTCGTGGCCTTCGAGCTCGCGACCGGTGACCTGCACGTCTTCCAGGGCAAGTCGGTCGTCTTCGCCACCGGCGGTTTCGGCAAGATCTTCAAGACCACCTCGAACGCCCACACCCTGACCGGTGACGGCGTCGGCATCATCTGGCGCAAGGGCCTTCCACTGGAAGACATGGAGTTCTACCAGTTCCACCCGACGGGACTCGCGGGCCTGGGCATCCTGCTGTCTGAGGCCGCGCGCGGCGAAGGCGCCATCCTCCGCAACAGCGAGGGTGAGCGCTTCATGGAGCGCTACGCCCCCACCATCAAAGACCTCGCGCCGCGTGACATCGTCGCCCGCTGCATGGCAACCGAGATCCGCGAAGGTCGCGGCGGCGGCCCGAACAAAGACTGGGTCTATCTCGACATCACCCACCTCGAACCTGCCGTGATCGACGCGAAGCTGCCCGACATCACCGAGTTCGCGCGCACCTACCTCGGCGTCGAGCCGTACACGGAGCCGGTGCCCGTGCTGCCGACCGCGCACTACGCGATGGGCGGCATCCCGACCAACGTCAAGGCAGAGGTTCTCAGCGACAACGACACCATCGTGCCCGGCCTCTACGCGGCCGGCGAGTGCGCCTGCGTGTCGGTGCACGGCTCGAACCGTCTCGGAACGAACTCGCTGCTCGACATCAACGTCTTCGGCAAGCGCGCCGGCAACAATGCCGTCGAGTACGCCCTGACCGCCGACTTCGTCGAGCTCCCCCACGACCCGGCCAAGCCGATTCGTGAGCTCGTCGAGATGTTGCGCACAACCCAGGGCACCGAGCGCATGTCTGACATGCGACGGGAGCTGCAGGCGTCGATGGACCGCAACGCCCAGGTGTTCCGCACCGAAGAGTCCCTGCTCGAGGTCACCAAGGTCATCGAAGGGCTGCGCGAGCGGTACAAGAACGTCATGGTGCAAGACAAGGGCAAGCGGTTCAACACCGACCTGCTCGAGGCCATCGAGCTCGGCTTCCTGCTCGACCTCGCCGAGGTCACCGTCTACTCGGCGATGTACCGCAAAGAGAGCCGTGGCGGCCACTTCCGCGAGGACTACCCGAACCGCGACGACGAGAACTACATGGTGCACACCATGGCGTACCTCACCGGAGACGCGCACTCCGCCGACGCCGGCGATCACATCAGGCTCGACACCAAGCCGGTAGTGGTCACTCGCTACCAGCCCATGGAGAGGAAGTACTAA
- a CDS encoding glycosyltransferase family 1 protein, translating into MRVAIVTESFLPTVNGVTNSVCKVLDYLRAHGHDAIVICPAAHAPSQYAGFPVYQVPAIAYREFPVGMPSLQVQRILANFSPDVVHAASPFLLGAQAIAAANRLRVPSVAIFQTDVAGYAQRNHLGPATKLAWRFVKWIHDGASLTLVPSTASMDDLQSLGVKRLERWARGVDLQAFHPNNRLRPDARALRERLSPEGEIVVGYVGRIAPEKQLERLVQLAPLAKPSHESVDGRRGLPGIRIVVVGDGPARGQIETLTRGMPVTFLGRLQGAELSAAYASFDIFVHTGTEETFGQTLQEAHAAGLPVVAPRAGGPIDLVDDGNTGYLFDPGSPDELRDLVEDLLVSPLLRRRMGEAGRRAVLGRTWERVCDELMRHYESVLDVPTLGTASAHRARLKR; encoded by the coding sequence ATGCGGGTTGCGATCGTCACCGAAAGTTTTCTGCCCACCGTCAACGGAGTCACGAACAGCGTCTGCAAGGTGCTCGACTACCTTCGCGCGCACGGCCATGACGCCATCGTCATCTGCCCTGCCGCCCATGCGCCCTCGCAGTACGCCGGCTTTCCCGTCTACCAGGTGCCGGCGATCGCCTACCGCGAGTTCCCGGTGGGCATGCCGAGCCTGCAGGTGCAGCGCATTCTCGCCAACTTCTCTCCCGATGTGGTCCACGCAGCCTCTCCCTTCTTATTGGGGGCGCAGGCGATCGCCGCGGCGAACCGGCTCCGGGTGCCTTCCGTGGCCATCTTCCAGACCGACGTGGCCGGTTACGCCCAGCGCAACCACCTCGGGCCCGCCACGAAACTGGCCTGGCGCTTCGTCAAGTGGATCCACGACGGCGCGAGCCTCACTCTCGTTCCGTCGACCGCGTCGATGGATGATCTGCAGAGCCTCGGCGTGAAACGACTCGAGCGCTGGGCCCGCGGTGTCGACCTGCAGGCGTTCCACCCGAACAACCGTCTGCGCCCCGACGCCCGAGCCCTTCGCGAGCGCCTGAGCCCGGAGGGCGAGATCGTGGTGGGCTACGTGGGGCGCATCGCGCCCGAGAAGCAACTCGAGCGCCTCGTGCAACTGGCGCCGCTGGCGAAGCCGAGCCACGAGAGCGTCGACGGCCGCAGGGGGCTGCCGGGCATCCGGATCGTCGTCGTCGGCGACGGCCCCGCCCGCGGCCAGATCGAGACGCTCACCCGAGGCATGCCGGTCACGTTTCTCGGTCGGCTCCAGGGTGCCGAACTGTCTGCCGCCTACGCCAGCTTCGACATCTTCGTGCACACGGGCACGGAGGAGACGTTCGGCCAGACCCTGCAGGAGGCCCACGCCGCAGGGCTGCCGGTGGTCGCACCGCGCGCAGGCGGCCCCATCGACCTCGTGGACGACGGCAATACCGGGTACCTCTTCGACCCGGGGAGCCCAGACGAACTGCGCGACCTCGTCGAAGATCTGCTGGTCAGCCCGCTTCTTCGCCGACGCATGGGCGAGGCGGGCAGGCGAGCCGTGCTCGGCCGCACCTGGGAGCGGGTGTGCGACGAGCTCATGAGGCATTACGAATCCGTTCTCGACGTGCCTACACTGGGCACAGCCAGTGCGCATCGGGCACGGCTGAAGAGGTAG
- a CDS encoding cytochrome c oxidase assembly protein, translating into MDSPTTPRSTTTPDILTFLTTWQFNAVGVTAIGVAGLMYLAGILTLARRGEHWRIAPTLGFYLLGLGSFAVVEFGFLGVYSAELRFAFTTRIALLLFAVPALLATGKPVSLAREALTGAPLAALEAVLNSRVVGIMGNAVFGPVFALVAFSIFLTPVAGTIRESPFAQDAIAIVVPMVGLIMVLPLTELVVARTTLFIAAEFMLAFVELVLDAIPGILLRLNETILDHAGPITTAVPAWFPSPLRDQQLSGDLLWFIAEIADIPILILLFVRWSKHDRKEAKQVDELSDDEMDALTQAHLKSFGPGRD; encoded by the coding sequence ATGGACTCACCGACGACTCCGAGGAGCACCACCACGCCTGACATTCTCACGTTCCTCACGACGTGGCAGTTCAACGCCGTCGGTGTCACCGCGATCGGTGTCGCCGGGCTGATGTATCTCGCGGGCATCCTGACCCTCGCTCGGCGCGGCGAGCACTGGCGGATTGCCCCGACGCTGGGCTTCTACCTGCTCGGGCTCGGGTCGTTCGCCGTCGTCGAGTTCGGCTTTCTGGGCGTCTACAGCGCCGAACTCCGCTTCGCGTTCACCACGCGCATCGCGCTGCTGCTGTTCGCTGTGCCCGCCCTGCTCGCCACGGGCAAGCCGGTCTCGCTGGCCCGCGAAGCGCTGACCGGCGCACCGCTTGCAGCCCTCGAGGCCGTGCTGAACTCCCGCGTGGTCGGCATCATGGGCAACGCCGTGTTCGGCCCGGTCTTCGCGCTTGTCGCCTTCTCGATCTTTCTGACGCCGGTCGCCGGCACGATTCGTGAGTCCCCCTTCGCACAAGACGCGATCGCGATCGTCGTGCCGATGGTCGGGCTCATCATGGTGCTGCCGCTCACCGAACTGGTCGTCGCCCGCACCACACTGTTCATCGCGGCCGAGTTCATGCTCGCGTTCGTCGAACTGGTGCTCGACGCGATCCCCGGTATTCTGCTGCGGCTCAACGAGACCATCCTCGACCACGCCGGGCCCATCACCACGGCCGTACCCGCCTGGTTCCCGAGCCCCCTCCGCGACCAGCAGCTCTCGGGCGACCTGCTCTGGTTCATCGCTGAGATCGCCGACATTCCAATCCTGATCCTGCTGTTCGTCCGCTGGTCGAAGCACGACCGAAAAGAAGCCAAGCAGGTCGACGAACTCTCAGACGACGAAATGGATGCCCTCACCCAGGCTCATCTCAAATCCTTCGGCCCCGGCCGCGACTGA
- a CDS encoding exodeoxyribonuclease III, giving the protein MSSGSTRLRVASINTNGVRAAYRKGMGAWLDARGVDILAIQEVRASTEDLEGLLGPEWSILHDAATAKGRAGVALASRSKASIHRVSIGDEEFDSAGRWLEADYEVNGQIVTVVSAYVHSGEADTPKQVEKYKFLDGMTARLPELAAHSELAVVVGDLNVGHKTLDIKNWKGNVKRAGFLPKERAYFDRFFGEAGSVVEGVDGSTGAGLGWVDLGRRFAGEVDGPYTWWSQRGHAFDTDTGWRLDYQMATPALAERAVSYEVDRAASHAERWSDHTPVVVDYQI; this is encoded by the coding sequence ATGAGTTCCGGTTCCACACGCCTGCGCGTCGCCTCGATCAACACCAACGGCGTGCGCGCCGCCTACCGCAAGGGCATGGGGGCGTGGCTGGATGCCCGGGGCGTCGACATTCTCGCGATCCAGGAGGTCCGGGCATCCACCGAAGACCTCGAGGGGCTTCTCGGGCCTGAGTGGAGCATCCTGCACGATGCCGCGACGGCGAAGGGCCGGGCAGGGGTGGCGCTGGCGTCGCGCAGCAAGGCGAGCATCCACCGCGTGAGTATCGGCGACGAGGAGTTCGACAGCGCCGGGCGCTGGCTCGAAGCCGACTACGAGGTCAACGGGCAGATCGTCACGGTTGTGAGCGCCTACGTGCACTCGGGTGAGGCCGATACGCCAAAACAGGTCGAGAAGTACAAGTTCCTCGACGGCATGACGGCCCGGCTTCCCGAACTGGCAGCGCACAGCGAACTCGCGGTGGTGGTGGGAGACCTGAACGTCGGGCACAAGACGCTCGATATCAAGAACTGGAAGGGCAACGTCAAGCGCGCCGGGTTCCTGCCCAAGGAGCGCGCCTACTTCGACCGGTTCTTCGGTGAGGCCGGCAGCGTGGTCGAGGGTGTCGACGGCAGCACGGGCGCCGGTCTCGGCTGGGTGGACCTTGGCCGGAGGTTCGCCGGCGAGGTCGACGGGCCGTACACGTGGTGGTCGCAGCGTGGGCACGCCTTCGACACCGACACCGGCTGGCGACTCGACTACCAGATGGCGACGCCCGCACTGGCCGAGCGTGCGGTGAGCTACGAGGTCGACCGTGCCGCCTCCCACGCCGAGCGATGGTCGGACCACACCCCGGTCGTCGTCGACTACCAGATCTGA
- a CDS encoding mannose-1-phosphate guanylyltransferase: protein MAASDDLLDRFYSVIPAGGIGSRLWPLSRADAPKFLHDLSGSGQSLLRDTWDRLVPLSGEHRIMVVTGRAHRAAVEKQLPGLSDANVVLESEPRESTAAIGLAAAILERREPGVIIGSFAADHVISQPERFREVVKQALVTADAGYITTIGITPTEPSIGFGYIHATKPLVVEGAPDAKIVDSFVEKPDLATAKKYVKSGSYLWNAGMFIARADTLLEQIGHSRPELLEGILKLAEAWDTPRRGAVVDQVWPELEKIAIDYTVAEPSALEGKLAVVPGNFTWDDVGDFASIAKLHSGGRKSELAILGKNARVLSDSSSGVVVSHSNRVISLIGVEDIVVVDTPDALLVTTSAHAQRVKAVVDALRLSGSGDVL from the coding sequence ATGGCTGCATCTGACGACTTGCTCGACCGTTTCTACAGTGTGATTCCCGCGGGGGGCATCGGCTCCCGGTTGTGGCCGCTCTCCCGGGCCGACGCGCCGAAGTTCCTGCACGACCTGAGCGGGTCGGGGCAGAGCCTGTTGCGCGACACCTGGGACCGGCTCGTGCCCCTCTCTGGCGAGCACCGGATCATGGTCGTCACCGGGCGGGCGCACCGTGCAGCTGTCGAGAAGCAGCTTCCCGGCCTTTCCGATGCGAACGTGGTTCTCGAGAGCGAGCCGCGCGAATCGACGGCGGCCATCGGGCTGGCTGCGGCGATTCTCGAGCGTCGTGAGCCCGGGGTGATCATCGGCTCGTTCGCGGCCGACCACGTGATCAGCCAGCCTGAGCGCTTTCGTGAAGTCGTCAAGCAGGCCCTCGTGACCGCAGACGCGGGCTACATCACCACGATCGGCATCACGCCGACCGAGCCGTCGATCGGGTTCGGGTACATCCATGCCACCAAGCCGCTGGTCGTCGAGGGCGCACCCGACGCGAAGATCGTCGACAGTTTTGTCGAGAAGCCCGACCTCGCCACCGCCAAGAAGTACGTCAAGAGCGGTTCGTACCTGTGGAACGCGGGCATGTTCATCGCGCGCGCCGACACCCTGCTCGAGCAGATCGGCCACTCGCGGCCCGAACTGCTGGAGGGCATCCTGAAGCTCGCCGAAGCGTGGGACACCCCGCGCCGTGGCGCCGTCGTCGACCAGGTCTGGCCTGAGCTCGAGAAGATCGCCATCGACTACACGGTCGCAGAGCCGTCGGCGCTCGAGGGCAAGCTCGCCGTCGTTCCCGGCAACTTCACCTGGGACGACGTCGGAGACTTCGCCTCGATCGCCAAGCTTCACTCTGGCGGCCGCAAGTCGGAGCTGGCCATTCTCGGCAAGAACGCCCGCGTGCTGTCTGATTCGTCGAGCGGCGTCGTCGTCTCGCACAGCAACCGGGTGATCAGCCTGATCGGTGTCGAAGACATCGTCGTGGTCGACACGCCGGATGCGCTGCTCGTGACCACGAGCGCCCACGCCCAGCGGGTGAAGGCCGTCGTCGACGCGCTGCGCCTCTCGGGTTCGGGCGACGTTCTCTAG
- a CDS encoding YihY/virulence factor BrkB family protein: MSPPETATEPGETASGVEAAKADDGAKKPTGIPGLIAWVNRVIAWVQTLKPVRVFTKYGANGGPLLASGMSYQAVFAIFAALWAGFSIFGLALASNPALQKSLLDQINTSVPGLIGPDGAINPDTLLSTPALGWTGAIALVGLILTAVGFLGSTRSAIRLIFGLPGPTTNPVLLKLKDFALAIAFAVILVISAAMSIASSSALGWVFGLFGWDSASWAAEGIARVIGLLVVFVFDTIVLAGTYRLLSGVPIPWKYLLPGSALAAVVMGILKVLGSTLLGGATSNPLLASFAVIIGILIWFNFICQVVLIFASWISVSMADAHFDPRNLTPEQAKALAEQQASAAQREVLRATREETLAELTDARGLRRSRLKRLLKRLDAELAAGIASPPAPRP; encoded by the coding sequence GTGAGCCCACCCGAGACCGCAACTGAGCCAGGCGAAACTGCCAGCGGCGTCGAGGCCGCGAAAGCCGATGATGGCGCGAAGAAGCCCACGGGCATCCCGGGCCTGATCGCCTGGGTGAATCGGGTGATCGCCTGGGTACAGACCCTCAAACCGGTTCGCGTGTTCACGAAGTACGGCGCCAACGGCGGGCCGTTGCTCGCGTCGGGCATGAGCTACCAGGCCGTCTTCGCGATCTTCGCTGCGCTCTGGGCCGGGTTCTCGATCTTCGGGCTCGCGCTGGCCTCCAACCCCGCACTGCAGAAGTCGCTGCTCGACCAGATCAACACCAGCGTGCCCGGTCTGATCGGCCCGGACGGCGCCATCAACCCCGACACCCTGCTCTCGACGCCGGCCCTGGGCTGGACGGGCGCGATCGCCCTGGTCGGGTTGATTCTCACCGCCGTGGGGTTCCTCGGCTCGACCCGCAGCGCGATCCGGCTGATCTTCGGGCTGCCGGGGCCCACCACGAACCCGGTGCTGCTGAAGCTCAAGGATTTCGCACTCGCCATCGCGTTTGCGGTCATCCTGGTCATCTCAGCGGCGATGTCGATCGCGTCGAGTTCGGCACTCGGCTGGGTGTTCGGGCTGTTCGGGTGGGACTCCGCATCGTGGGCCGCAGAGGGCATCGCGCGGGTGATCGGGCTTCTCGTCGTCTTCGTGTTCGACACGATCGTTCTCGCGGGCACGTACCGGCTGCTCTCGGGTGTGCCGATCCCGTGGAAGTACCTGCTGCCGGGCTCCGCGCTCGCGGCGGTCGTCATGGGCATTCTGAAGGTGCTCGGCTCGACCCTGCTCGGCGGAGCGACCTCGAACCCGCTCCTCGCGTCGTTCGCCGTGATCATCGGAATCCTGATCTGGTTCAACTTCATCTGCCAGGTCGTGCTCATCTTCGCCTCGTGGATCTCGGTGAGCATGGCCGACGCGCACTTCGACCCGCGCAACCTCACGCCGGAGCAGGCGAAGGCTCTCGCCGAGCAGCAGGCGAGCGCAGCGCAGCGCGAGGTTCTCAGGGCCACACGCGAAGAGACGCTCGCCGAGCTGACGGATGCCCGTGGCCTTCGCCGCAGCCGCCTCAAGAGGCTGCTCAAGCGCCTCGACGCCGAGCTCGCGGCTGGCATCGCCTCACCCCCCGCGCCCCGACCCTAG
- a CDS encoding succinate dehydrogenase hydrophobic membrane anchor subunit: protein MSAIIESPRSPQTRSRKGGVNWEKWGWLYMRASGVLLLILIFGHLFVNLVLGQGIKGIDFAFVAGKYASPFWQVWDVVMLWLAMIHGSNGMRTIVNDYANNRTVRRILLAAIFVACVVLIVLGTLVVFTFDPCSTLIPADQALSFCPVP, encoded by the coding sequence ATGTCAGCAATCATCGAGTCACCGCGAAGCCCGCAGACCCGCAGCCGCAAGGGCGGCGTCAACTGGGAGAAGTGGGGCTGGCTCTACATGCGGGCCTCCGGCGTGCTGCTCCTCATTCTCATCTTCGGTCACCTCTTCGTGAACCTGGTGCTCGGCCAGGGCATCAAGGGCATCGACTTCGCCTTCGTCGCCGGCAAGTACGCGAGCCCGTTCTGGCAGGTCTGGGACGTCGTCATGCTGTGGCTCGCCATGATCCACGGCTCGAACGGCATGCGCACGATCGTGAACGACTACGCGAACAACCGCACGGTGCGCCGCATTCTGCTCGCCGCGATCTTCGTCGCCTGTGTGGTACTGATCGTTCTCGGCACGCTCGTCGTCTTCACCTTCGACCCGTGCAGCACGCTCATCCCTGCAGACCAGGCTCTCTCGTTCTGCCCGGTTCCGTAA
- a CDS encoding succinate dehydrogenase iron-sulfur subunit, which yields MATATADKESPANSTTSFTVTMMVRRFNPEVDEEPRWQDFDVELYPTDRVLDALHKIKWEQDGSLTFRRSCAHGVCGSDAMRINGRNRLACKTLMKDLDITKPVYVEAIKGLPLEKDLVVDMEPFFASYREVQPFLIASSKPEKERLQSAAERARFDDTTKCILCAACTSSCPVFWTDGQYFGPAAIVNAHRFIFDSRDEASSVRLDILNDKEGVWRCRTTFNCTDACPRGIQVTQAIAEVKQAIMFGKR from the coding sequence ATGGCAACAGCAACTGCAGACAAAGAGTCACCCGCCAACTCCACCACGAGCTTCACGGTCACCATGATGGTGCGCCGCTTCAACCCCGAGGTCGACGAAGAGCCGCGCTGGCAGGACTTCGATGTCGAGCTCTACCCGACCGACCGAGTGCTGGATGCCCTGCACAAGATCAAGTGGGAGCAAGACGGCTCGCTCACCTTCCGTCGCTCCTGCGCCCACGGAGTCTGTGGCTCCGACGCGATGCGTATCAACGGCCGCAACCGCCTCGCCTGCAAGACGCTCATGAAAGACCTCGACATCACGAAGCCCGTGTATGTCGAGGCCATCAAGGGCCTGCCGCTGGAGAAGGACCTCGTCGTCGACATGGAGCCGTTCTTCGCGTCGTACCGCGAAGTTCAGCCGTTCCTGATCGCAAGCTCGAAGCCCGAGAAGGAGCGCCTCCAGTCGGCCGCCGAGCGCGCACGCTTCGACGACACGACCAAGTGCATCCTGTGTGCCGCATGCACCTCATCGTGCCCTGTGTTCTGGACCGACGGGCAGTACTTCGGCCCGGCCGCGATCGTCAACGCCCACCGCTTCATCTTCGACTCGCGCGACGAGGCCTCGAGCGTTCGCCTCGACATCCTCAATGACAAAGAGGGCGTGTGGCGCTGCCGCACCACCTTCAACTGCACCGACGCGTGCCCCCGTGGCATCCAGGTGACCCAGGCCATCGCCGAGGTCAAGCAGGCCATCATGTTCGGCAAGCGCTGA
- the trpS gene encoding tryptophan--tRNA ligase — translation MNSTKPRLMSGMQPSADSLHLGNYIGALLSWKELQETHEAFYMLADLHAITVPQEPAALRENTRRTVAQYIAAGIEPSKSTLFVQSHVPAHAELAWVLNTITGFGEAGRMTQFKDKSAKQGSDSTSVGLFTYPILQAGDILLYNAVEVPVGEDQRQHIELTRDLATRFNSRFGDTFVVPEPYILKATAKIYDLQNPTSKMSKSAESTAGIIWMLDEPSVTQKKIMRAVTDAEGGVVYDPATKAGVSNLLTIYSVLSGQSIASIEGEFAGRGYGDFKKALAEVVIGTLAPMRERALELLADPAELDRILSAAADRANEVAQATLDTVYDRIGLLRRVTYRLV, via the coding sequence ATGAACAGCACGAAACCACGCCTGATGTCGGGCATGCAGCCCTCGGCCGACTCCCTCCACCTCGGTAACTACATCGGCGCGCTCCTGAGCTGGAAAGAACTGCAGGAGACGCACGAAGCGTTCTACATGCTGGCCGACCTGCACGCCATCACCGTTCCCCAGGAGCCGGCTGCCCTCCGCGAGAACACGCGCCGCACCGTGGCCCAGTACATCGCGGCCGGCATCGAGCCGAGCAAGTCGACCCTCTTCGTGCAGTCCCACGTGCCCGCCCACGCCGAGCTCGCCTGGGTGCTGAACACGATCACCGGTTTCGGCGAGGCCGGGCGCATGACCCAGTTCAAAGACAAGTCGGCCAAGCAGGGTTCAGACTCGACTTCGGTCGGGCTCTTCACCTACCCCATCCTCCAGGCCGGTGACATCTTGCTCTACAACGCTGTCGAGGTGCCGGTCGGCGAAGACCAGCGCCAGCACATCGAGCTCACGCGCGACCTGGCGACGCGGTTCAACAGCCGCTTCGGCGACACGTTCGTTGTGCCTGAGCCGTACATCCTGAAGGCCACAGCCAAGATCTACGACCTGCAGAACCCGACCTCGAAGATGTCGAAGTCGGCTGAGTCGACCGCGGGCATCATCTGGATGCTCGACGAACCGAGCGTCACCCAGAAGAAGATCATGCGCGCGGTGACCGATGCCGAGGGCGGCGTGGTCTACGACCCGGCGACCAAGGCGGGCGTCTCCAACCTGCTGACGATCTACTCGGTGCTCTCGGGCCAGTCGATCGCGTCGATCGAGGGCGAGTTCGCCGGTCGCGGGTACGGCGACTTCAAGAAGGCCCTCGCAGAGGTCGTCATCGGCACACTGGCGCCGATGCGCGAGCGTGCGCTCGAGCTTTTGGCCGACCCGGCCGAACTCGACCGCATTCTGAGCGCAGCCGCCGACCGCGCGAACGAGGTCGCCCAGGCGACACTCGACACGGTCTACGACCGCATCGGCCTCCTGCGGCGCGTCACCTACCGCCTCGTCTGA
- the sdhC gene encoding succinate dehydrogenase, cytochrome b556 subunit yields the protein MPNEEASTLTVARSSSKRPAGTLYRGNTGMWSWVLHRITGVAIYFFLLVHVLDTAMIRVSPEAYDSVMSTYKNPLMGLGETALVIAIMFHAFNGIRIILIDFWSKGAKYQRVMFWIVIALWVIGTAGFAPIHLHNVFTEGQ from the coding sequence GTGCCCAATGAAGAGGCAAGCACGCTCACCGTTGCTCGCAGTTCGTCCAAACGACCTGCTGGAACGCTGTACCGCGGCAACACAGGAATGTGGTCGTGGGTCCTGCACCGCATCACCGGTGTCGCCATCTACTTCTTTCTCCTCGTGCATGTGCTCGACACGGCGATGATCCGCGTGAGCCCCGAGGCGTACGACTCGGTGATGAGCACCTACAAGAACCCGTTGATGGGCCTCGGTGAGACGGCGCTGGTCATCGCGATCATGTTCCATGCGTTCAACGGCATCCGCATCATCCTGATCGACTTCTGGAGCAAGGGCGCGAAGTACCAGCGCGTCATGTTCTGGATCGTCATCGCGCTCTGGGTGATCGGCACCGCCGGTTTCGCCCCCATCCACCTCCACAACGTCTTCACGGAAGGCCAGTGA